A single genomic interval of Babylonia areolata isolate BAREFJ2019XMU chromosome 26, ASM4173473v1, whole genome shotgun sequence harbors:
- the LOC143300765 gene encoding uncharacterized protein LOC143300765 encodes MMERWQNIGKSEGLSSNAAIIGFLVSLYYSSGKQEEHKTDIRCQECQNPLTLFCVNCQLVSPTFPSHQTSPSEPAVHNTAVLSAPSSETEERPSHSYPLICTDSHIKTEGNSVTASSQRTRRKRRTRSCEKNKALKTVELEVSSDGNYSGLDEDVVVNVLPEVQEHSENKDLSDNRNDQAYSLNDFLVDLQEQTNRKARKRTHECPQCGETFEEPVDLQHHLEETRHSSDYVCKLCNKSFKNKSAVQQHKRVHSRQDQQCPICGLSFKFPSRLSKHLKTHGTDRPHVCDKCGKSFVSVYYLRDHIKIHSEERRYKCELCGAAFKQKPALYAHGKKHSNEKPFQCQYCGLKFRDSQKVKIHVRTHTGEKPYQCPMCDARFVSNSNMWQHCAYVHGKSTKSHQCPHCSLTFAAKGKLKIHIKNAHSGAEECEAEPCQYEVMRQPFYIELPGANQSDTSLTSMGTLCHVSMSL; translated from the exons atGATGGAACGTTGGCAAAACATTGGCAAGTCAGAGGGACTGTCCAGCAATGCTGCAATAATTGGATTTCTTGTTTCGCT GTATTACAGTTCAGGGAAGCAAGAGGAACACAAGACAGACATCCGCTGCCAGGAGTGCCAGAACCCTCTCACTCTGTTCTGCGTCAACTGTCAGCTGGTCTCACCGACTTTCCCATCCCATCAGACTTCACCTTCAGAACCTGCTGTTCACAACACGGCTGTTTTGTCTGCCCCAAGCTCAGAGACTGAAGAACGACCATCTCATAGTTATCCCCTCATATGCACAGACTCTCACATCAAGACTGAGGGGAACAGTGTCACAGCATCTTCACAGAGAACAAGGCGAAAAAGAAGGACCCGATCTTGTGAAAAAAATAAAGCTTTGAAGACTGTGGAACTAGAAGTATCCTCTGATGGCAATTATTCTGGGTTAGATGAagatgttgttgttaatgtgttgCCAGAGGTGCAGGAACATTCTGAAAACAAAGACTTAAGTGACAACAGAAACGATCAGGCATACTCTCTTAATGATTTTTTGGTCGACTTGCAGGAGCAGACAAAccgaaaagccagaaaaagaactCACGAGTGTCCTCAGTGTGGCGAAACATTTGAGGAACCTGTGGACTTGCAGCATCACTTGGAAGAAACCAGACACAGTTCGGACTATGTTTGTAAGCTGTGCAACAAATCGTTTAAGAACAAGAGTGCAGTGCAGCAACATAAACGTGTCCACAGCCGGCAAGACCAGCAGTGCCCCATTTGTGGCCTGTCTTTCAAATTCCCTTCCCGGCTTAGCAAACACCTGAAGACacatgggacagacagaccacatgtATGTGACAAGTGTGGCAAGTCATTTGTCAGTGTGTACTACTTGAGAGATCATATCAAGATCCACAGCGAAGAACGCCGTTACAAGTGCGAGTTGTGTGGTGCAGCCTTCAAACAAAAGCCTGCGCTGTATGCACATGGGAAGAAACACTCCAATGAAAAACCTTTCCAGTGCCAGTACTGCGGCCTTAAATTCAGAGATTCCCAGAAG GTGAAGATCCACGTGAGAACGCACACAGGGGAGAAACCCTACCAGTGCCCAATGTGTGATGCCAGGTTCGTGTCCAACAGCAACATGTGGCAGCACTGCGCCTACGTCCACGGCAAGTCCACCAAAAGCCACCAGTGCCCCCACTGCTCTCTCACCTTTGCAGCCAAGGGCAAGCTCAAGATCCACATCAAAAACGCGCATTCTGGAGCGGAGGAGTGCGAGGCCGAGCCTTGCCAGTATGAGGTCATGCGGCAGCCGTTCTATATCGAACTGCCAGGTGCAAACCAGTCTGACACAAGTTTGACATCCATGGGGACACTTTGTCATGTCAGTATGAGTTTGTGA